In a genomic window of Nodosilinea sp. E11:
- a CDS encoding serine hydrolase, which yields MPVLGPQLLKPMVVVGSLVAHVVLPNLPVTAPELEYQPDPVAVPQTSSLTDLYHLRDRLRADLDQQPTVMVATRSGIGITPTETLDQLWAINHRLRQEERARWLRHQAGKRAAAAIALGEPSTLPTVALAAAYAHWDDALSALDQMPADTFGEALAATQRSQYEQQRAIVAYHYDTARSDFLVPIVEQTGLAQQMRLTVCTLERECRRWQGHLPPVTPASLIKVPIAIALLTHLHQVGRSPETPIWVDPSNWTEDAGSLWVGSEYPLQVIMADMVSASGNIATNQLIDYMGWAEVNQQLQSRGYTTTRVTSKLVGASTYPANLGSAANVITTDELTDMMVAIYNQEIPGAELIQAALAKQADLALGHATVQPPLVWLGEKTGRTSKLLGTTTAVNISGRRYILTATLDHSSNEAALRTVLAGVMQHLLTHHGFDHTVVSSAERDVRSRTFLP from the coding sequence ATGCCTGTTTTGGGGCCACAGTTATTAAAGCCCATGGTGGTGGTGGGCAGTTTAGTGGCCCATGTGGTGCTGCCCAATCTGCCGGTAACAGCGCCAGAGCTTGAGTACCAGCCGGACCCAGTGGCGGTGCCTCAGACCAGTAGCTTGACCGATCTCTATCACCTGCGCGATCGCCTGCGAGCCGACCTAGACCAGCAGCCGACGGTGATGGTGGCGACCCGGTCAGGCATTGGCATCACGCCAACAGAGACCCTCGACCAGCTGTGGGCCATTAACCATCGCCTGCGCCAAGAAGAGCGAGCCCGCTGGCTAAGACACCAAGCCGGGAAGCGGGCAGCGGCGGCGATCGCCCTAGGCGAACCCTCCACGCTCCCTACGGTTGCCCTAGCGGCGGCCTATGCCCACTGGGATGATGCCCTCTCAGCCCTAGACCAAATGCCTGCCGATACCTTTGGGGAGGCCCTAGCCGCGACTCAGCGATCGCAGTACGAGCAGCAGCGCGCGATCGTTGCCTACCACTACGACACTGCCCGCTCAGACTTTTTGGTGCCCATTGTTGAGCAAACCGGCTTGGCCCAGCAGATGCGCTTGACGGTCTGCACCCTGGAGCGCGAGTGCCGCCGTTGGCAGGGGCATTTGCCTCCCGTTACCCCCGCCAGCTTGATTAAAGTGCCCATTGCGATCGCGCTACTGACCCACCTTCACCAGGTCGGGCGATCGCCTGAGACACCGATCTGGGTTGACCCCAGCAACTGGACCGAAGACGCTGGCTCCCTCTGGGTTGGATCAGAGTATCCCCTTCAGGTGATCATGGCGGATATGGTGAGCGCCAGCGGCAACATTGCCACCAATCAGCTGATCGACTACATGGGCTGGGCTGAGGTCAATCAACAGCTGCAAAGTCGGGGCTACACGACGACCCGCGTGACTAGCAAACTCGTCGGCGCATCGACCTACCCAGCCAACCTGGGCTCCGCCGCCAACGTGATCACCACTGACGAACTCACCGATATGATGGTGGCCATTTATAACCAAGAAATTCCGGGGGCGGAGTTGATTCAAGCTGCGCTGGCCAAGCAGGCGGATTTGGCCCTGGGCCACGCTACCGTGCAGCCGCCTCTAGTTTGGCTGGGCGAAAAGACCGGCAGAACGTCTAAGTTGTTGGGCACGACCACCGCAGTTAACATCAGCGGTCGGCGTTACATTCTCACGGCCACCCTAGACCACAGCAGTAACGAAGCCGCCCTCAGAACCGTTCTAGCCGGGGTAATGCAGCACTTGCTAACCCACCACGGCTTTGACCATACCGTGGTTTCCTCAGCCGAGAGAGATGTCCGGTCTCGAACATTCTTGCCCTAA
- the recR gene encoding recombination mediator RecR, producing the protein MYTRPLARLIEEFQRLPGVGPKSAQRLALHILKRPQNEVQALAQALLEAKAQVGQCSVCFHLSADPVCDICRSTSRDPQTLCVVADSRDVIAIERTREYRGRYHVLGGLISPMDGIGPEQLTIGPLVHRVNQEGTREVIIAISPSIEGDTTTLYVGQLLKPFTRVTRIAFGLPMGGDLEYADEVTLARALEGRRDLE; encoded by the coding sequence ATCTATACCCGTCCCTTGGCTCGACTAATTGAAGAATTCCAACGACTGCCTGGGGTTGGCCCCAAATCGGCCCAGCGGTTGGCGCTGCACATTCTCAAACGCCCGCAGAACGAGGTGCAGGCTTTAGCGCAGGCACTGCTCGAAGCCAAAGCCCAGGTGGGCCAGTGCTCAGTGTGCTTTCACCTATCGGCAGACCCGGTGTGCGACATCTGCCGGTCTACCAGTCGCGACCCCCAGACCCTTTGCGTCGTGGCCGACTCCCGCGATGTGATTGCCATTGAAAGGACCCGCGAGTATCGGGGGCGTTACCATGTGCTTGGCGGGCTCATTTCACCCATGGATGGCATTGGCCCCGAACAGCTCACCATTGGCCCGCTCGTGCACCGGGTCAACCAAGAGGGCACCCGGGAAGTGATTATTGCCATTAGCCCTAGCATTGAGGGCGACACCACGACTCTGTATGTTGGCCAACTGCTCAAGCCCTTTACTCGGGTCACCCGGATTGCCTTTGGCTTGCCCATGGGAGGCGATTTAGAATATGCCGACGAAGTCACCCTGGCACGGGCATTAGAAGGACGGCGGGATTTGGAGTAG
- a CDS encoding histidine phosphatase family protein, with protein MGVFLYFLRHGQTAYSLTGGYCGMPENDPGLTPEGIAMAQEFAETYAHLPWSAAYVSPLRRAVETARPLCELIGMEMQLRDGLREVMYGRWEGMHPTVVDREHHDEYVAWLTDPAWYAPVGGERAVDIARRSAQVLDEIERNHISGHILIVSHKATIRIMLCTLLGIDVGRYRDRLDMPVAAVSVVELGNRGPLFHTIADRSHLSDQLRSLPCT; from the coding sequence ATGGGAGTTTTTCTTTACTTTTTGCGCCATGGTCAAACGGCCTATAGCCTCACGGGGGGCTATTGTGGCATGCCCGAAAACGACCCTGGCCTGACTCCCGAGGGTATTGCCATGGCCCAGGAGTTTGCGGAGACCTATGCCCACCTGCCCTGGAGCGCTGCCTATGTCAGTCCCCTGCGGCGAGCGGTCGAAACCGCTCGCCCCCTGTGCGAACTGATCGGGATGGAGATGCAGCTGCGCGACGGGCTGCGGGAAGTGATGTATGGCCGTTGGGAGGGTATGCACCCTACGGTGGTCGATCGGGAACACCACGATGAGTATGTGGCCTGGCTGACCGACCCCGCTTGGTATGCGCCCGTTGGCGGCGAACGGGCCGTAGATATTGCCCGCCGCTCAGCTCAGGTGCTCGATGAAATTGAGCGCAATCATATCAGCGGGCATATTTTAATTGTTTCGCATAAAGCCACCATTCGCATTATGCTGTGCACGCTGCTGGGCATTGATGTGGGTCGCTATCGCGATCGCCTCGATATGCCGGTAGCAGCTGTCAGCGTGGTGGAGTTGGGCAACCGAGGGCCGTTGTTTCACACCATTGCCGATCGCTCTCACCTAAGCGATCAGCTGCGATCGCTCCCCTGCACCTGA
- a CDS encoding histidine phosphatase family protein: MPLRLYLLRNAETEYCRTGRYCSQDGVALTVQGQQMADYFAKAYHHVDWQAIFCSPLHHAAATVQPLCKITGLAVQRREQLRELSFGRWEGMAPTQVNTLFHDDYIRWLADPAWNTPTDGEKAMQVARRSSDVLAEIEDTYPDGNVLVVSHKATLRIMLCTLLGIDVGRYRDRLAMPVTAISLVELMDYGPFVRQLNNCSHLPLHLRRPWAGNGSDS, translated from the coding sequence ATGCCCCTGAGGCTTTACCTGCTCCGCAACGCCGAAACCGAGTACTGCCGCACTGGCCGCTATTGCAGCCAAGATGGGGTGGCACTCACGGTGCAAGGGCAGCAAATGGCCGACTATTTTGCTAAGGCCTACCACCACGTCGATTGGCAGGCCATTTTTTGCAGTCCCCTGCACCATGCTGCCGCTACGGTGCAGCCCCTGTGCAAAATCACTGGGCTCGCGGTACAGCGCCGCGAGCAGTTGCGAGAGCTCTCCTTTGGTCGGTGGGAGGGAATGGCCCCCACCCAAGTCAACACGCTGTTCCACGATGATTACATTCGCTGGCTGGCCGACCCCGCCTGGAACACCCCCACCGACGGCGAAAAAGCGATGCAGGTGGCCCGCCGCAGCTCCGATGTGCTGGCAGAGATTGAAGATACCTATCCCGACGGCAACGTGCTGGTGGTATCTCACAAGGCTACTTTGCGCATCATGCTGTGCACGCTGCTGGGCATTGATGTGGGTCGCTACCGCGATCGCCTAGCCATGCCCGTCACCGCAATTTCCCTCGTTGAGCTGATGGACTATGGCCCCTTTGTGCGCCAGCTCAACAACTGTTCTCACCTACCTTTGCATCTGCGTCGCCCCTGGGCAGGCAACGGCTCTGACAGTTAG
- a CDS encoding MFS transporter yields the protein MGWLHLVQVPVAPVSPRVTTPEDAALIFSGPQFFIALLSGIVLAFGFQLLLTNLSVAVGISAVGQSHSSRRASSNGSSPPIATAVGLWTVITVSLALFFACLLAVKLSLYSSALLGAITGLVIWGTYFCLLFWVSSTTVGSLVGSVVKTATSSFQALMGTATSAMGARAASSQVVATAEATAAAVRQELMSGWDSNDIKDTLREYLSGLRSPGIDTAAIEGEFERLLQESGVVAQTDRDVLAQIDRGAFEQLVSRRTDLSPQETRRIADRLYKSWSRALGQASERNSIEQLVDYVKSAQRDDLVSGQLSDRLGQLLSNDDKSSSSGGASSGLLQQGLGMLMGVAMQRLDLSDLDMADITRQLKQAQHQVTDTVASLTSGSENESESYNVIKADVETYLSTAYPWQLQPQRMKQDFWQVIYDPTADPGQLRQTLRPLNRAYFADILAQRGLLTQQEIAQVSAQLDAVRQQVLAEVSERYRLEAAKTLQTRVYTFLQRADRQDLVAGDDTQTFEQIIADPYADADELRDRYTSFSYDAFRDALRARGDLSEAEIEQVAHRLKRAMNTVHADAVGLQTAATTRIDNQWQALQDYLRSTGKAELSPEMIKADIRALLDEPDAGLHQVRQHLAQFDRDTLVQLLSQRNDLSEEQVQATLDNVEATWYQTVHAPAALTAQAKAKYNEATQAIETYLLKTGKPELNPEGIKRDLDLLMHDPKLGLQAVGDRLAEMDRDTLVKLLSQRGDMTEAEVNQTIDSIQGSIVDVLKLPQRLARRAKTQVMSFEEALEDYLRNTDKAALNPDGIKRDLRLLLQDPRLGADRLQTRLSMIDRDAVVALLAQRPDMTQAEAEAAVDRVLEIRHQIFAQIQQVQAKVKGVIDGILGRIRQYLESLDRPELDYYGIKRDLQQLMADPKAGFDALSTRLNQVDRDTLVALLSSHDAISETDAQRLINQVEEVRTSALNKAEQLEHEVEKRLAEMRYQVEKQVEDTRKTAATAAWWIFGTATVSAIFAALGGGLATL from the coding sequence ATGGGTTGGCTGCATCTGGTACAGGTACCGGTGGCACCTGTGTCGCCGCGTGTCACAACCCCAGAAGATGCTGCGCTCATTTTTTCGGGGCCGCAGTTTTTTATTGCTTTACTGTCAGGGATAGTGCTGGCCTTTGGCTTTCAGTTACTACTCACCAACCTGTCAGTAGCTGTTGGCATCTCTGCGGTCGGGCAGAGCCACTCTAGCCGACGCGCTAGCAGCAATGGCAGCAGCCCACCCATTGCCACCGCCGTGGGCCTCTGGACCGTGATTACAGTGAGCCTGGCTCTGTTTTTCGCCTGTCTGCTTGCGGTCAAGCTCAGCCTCTACAGCAGTGCCCTCCTAGGAGCGATTACGGGCCTAGTGATTTGGGGCACTTATTTTTGTTTGCTGTTTTGGGTCAGTTCCACCACGGTTGGGTCTTTAGTGGGCTCGGTGGTCAAAACGGCTACCTCTAGCTTCCAAGCGTTGATGGGCACGGCGACCTCGGCGATGGGGGCGCGTGCTGCTAGCAGCCAGGTTGTCGCTACGGCTGAAGCCACCGCTGCCGCTGTTCGCCAAGAACTAATGTCTGGCTGGGATAGTAACGACATCAAAGACACTCTGCGGGAATATCTTTCTGGCCTGCGATCGCCCGGTATTGATACCGCTGCCATAGAAGGGGAGTTTGAGCGTCTGCTGCAAGAATCGGGCGTCGTCGCTCAAACCGATCGCGATGTGCTAGCTCAAATTGATCGCGGCGCCTTTGAACAACTTGTGAGCCGTCGCACTGACCTCTCTCCCCAAGAAACTCGACGGATTGCCGATCGCCTCTATAAGAGCTGGTCGCGAGCCCTGGGCCAGGCCTCGGAGCGCAATTCTATAGAGCAGTTGGTCGATTACGTCAAGTCGGCCCAGCGCGATGATTTAGTCTCGGGTCAACTGAGCGATCGCCTCGGTCAACTGCTATCAAACGACGACAAATCATCGTCCTCTGGTGGAGCGTCTTCCGGTTTACTACAGCAGGGTCTAGGCATGCTGATGGGGGTGGCCATGCAACGCCTCGATCTGTCTGACCTCGATATGGCTGACATTACTCGCCAGCTAAAGCAAGCGCAGCACCAGGTCACCGATACCGTCGCCTCCCTCACCTCGGGCAGTGAAAATGAAAGCGAGTCTTACAACGTCATTAAGGCGGATGTTGAGACCTATCTTTCTACCGCTTATCCTTGGCAGCTTCAGCCCCAGCGCATGAAGCAAGACTTCTGGCAGGTAATCTACGACCCGACAGCCGATCCGGGTCAGCTGCGTCAGACCCTACGCCCGCTCAATCGCGCTTACTTTGCCGATATTCTGGCCCAGCGAGGTCTACTCACTCAGCAAGAAATCGCCCAAGTCTCTGCCCAGCTAGATGCCGTGCGTCAGCAGGTGCTGGCAGAAGTGTCTGAGCGCTACCGGTTAGAGGCCGCTAAAACGTTGCAGACTCGGGTTTACACCTTCTTGCAGCGCGCCGATCGCCAGGACTTGGTGGCGGGTGACGATACCCAGACCTTTGAGCAGATTATTGCCGATCCCTACGCCGATGCCGATGAACTGCGCGATCGCTACACCAGCTTTAGCTACGACGCCTTCCGTGATGCCTTGAGGGCACGCGGTGATCTAAGCGAAGCTGAGATCGAACAGGTAGCCCACCGCCTAAAGCGGGCCATGAACACCGTCCATGCCGATGCCGTAGGGCTTCAGACCGCTGCCACCACCCGCATTGACAACCAGTGGCAGGCACTACAAGACTACCTGCGGTCTACCGGCAAAGCCGAACTCAGCCCAGAGATGATTAAGGCCGACATTCGCGCCCTATTGGACGAACCCGATGCTGGTCTCCACCAAGTGCGGCAGCACTTAGCCCAGTTTGACCGCGACACCCTGGTGCAGTTGCTCAGTCAACGCAACGACCTCAGTGAGGAGCAGGTGCAGGCGACCCTTGATAATGTCGAGGCCACCTGGTACCAGACCGTTCATGCGCCAGCGGCCCTGACCGCCCAGGCCAAGGCCAAATACAACGAGGCTACCCAGGCGATCGAAACTTACCTGCTCAAAACCGGTAAGCCAGAGCTAAATCCTGAGGGCATTAAGCGTGACCTTGATCTACTCATGCACGATCCTAAGCTGGGTTTGCAGGCGGTAGGCGATCGCTTGGCTGAAATGGACCGCGATACCCTGGTGAAGCTGCTCAGCCAGCGAGGCGACATGACCGAGGCTGAGGTCAATCAAACCATTGACAGCATTCAGGGCAGCATAGTCGATGTGCTCAAGCTACCTCAGCGGCTAGCTCGCCGGGCCAAGACCCAGGTAATGTCCTTTGAGGAAGCTCTAGAAGACTACCTGCGCAACACCGATAAAGCAGCCCTCAACCCCGATGGCATTAAGCGTGACCTGCGGCTGTTGCTGCAAGACCCTCGCCTGGGAGCCGATCGCCTACAAACCCGCCTGAGCATGATTGACCGCGATGCCGTTGTCGCTCTGTTGGCTCAACGCCCCGACATGACCCAGGCCGAAGCCGAGGCGGCTGTCGATCGGGTGCTCGAAATTCGCCATCAGATCTTCGCTCAAATTCAGCAGGTGCAAGCCAAAGTTAAGGGTGTGATCGACGGCATTCTAGGCCGTATTCGCCAGTACCTAGAGTCTCTCGATCGCCCAGAGCTAGACTACTACGGCATTAAGCGCGACCTGCAACAGCTGATGGCTGACCCCAAAGCTGGCTTTGACGCCCTCAGCACTCGTCTCAACCAGGTCGATCGAGATACCTTAGTCGCCCTGCTCAGCTCCCACGACGCCATTTCTGAAACCGATGCCCAACGGCTGATTAACCAGGTAGAAGAGGTGCGCACCTCTGCCCTCAACAAGGCCGAACAGCTTGAGCACGAGGTCGAAAAGCGTCTGGCCGAAATGCGCTACCAGGTCGAAAAGCAAGTTGAAGACACCCGTAAAACCGCTGCAACCGCTGCCTGGTGGATCTTCGGTACCGCTACGGTATCAGCCATCTTTGCGGCGCTCGGGGGTGGCCTAGCTACCCTATAG
- a CDS encoding PQQ-dependent sugar dehydrogenase has translation MNFQWFTPLLAPIVLGLAIASCAASPPENGTDTSEAGQATDPAPESPEAALPVVDSVEPLTLVEGLEHPWGMTWLPNGDLLITERPGRLRRVSSSGELDPTPIAGVPDMFTAGQGGLLDIALHPDFETNNWVYFAYADGTSQANRTQVARARLEDNALADWEVIFAVNQDKSDGQHFGSRLLWLPDGTLLVAIGDGGNPPLQIGGDLARNQAQNLQTHLGAVVRLRDDGSVPDDNPFIDDPTADPLMWSYGHRNIQGLALDPTTNQVWSTEHGARGGDELNRLAPGENYGWPIVTFSEEYSGGPITSETSRPDMVNPVTYWTPATAPSGLAVYRGDRYPQWQGQIFAGGLVSQDIKRIEVDANGNVVNETPIPIGQRVRDVRQGPDGYLYVLTDAANGRLIRLEPTS, from the coding sequence ATGAATTTTCAGTGGTTTACGCCTCTTCTAGCCCCCATAGTATTAGGGTTAGCCATCGCCAGTTGTGCCGCCTCCCCGCCAGAAAATGGCACAGATACTTCGGAGGCTGGACAGGCCACAGACCCTGCCCCTGAGTCCCCTGAGGCAGCCTTACCGGTTGTTGACTCAGTGGAGCCGCTCACCCTGGTCGAGGGGCTAGAGCACCCCTGGGGCATGACCTGGCTACCCAACGGCGATCTGCTGATTACCGAGCGTCCAGGCCGTCTGCGCCGGGTCAGCAGCAGCGGAGAACTCGATCCGACCCCCATTGCCGGTGTACCCGATATGTTCACCGCCGGTCAAGGCGGTCTATTAGACATCGCTCTGCACCCCGACTTTGAGACTAACAACTGGGTTTACTTTGCCTACGCTGACGGCACCTCCCAGGCCAATCGCACCCAGGTGGCCCGCGCCCGCCTAGAGGATAATGCCCTCGCCGATTGGGAGGTGATCTTTGCCGTCAACCAAGATAAATCCGATGGCCAGCATTTCGGGTCACGCCTGCTGTGGCTGCCCGATGGCACTCTGCTGGTAGCCATTGGCGACGGCGGCAACCCACCGCTACAGATTGGCGGCGATCTAGCCCGCAACCAAGCCCAAAATTTGCAAACGCATCTGGGTGCAGTTGTGCGCCTCCGCGACGATGGCTCTGTGCCCGACGACAACCCCTTTATCGATGACCCCACAGCCGATCCCCTGATGTGGAGCTATGGTCATCGCAATATTCAAGGATTGGCCCTCGACCCCACCACCAACCAAGTCTGGTCAACGGAGCACGGCGCTCGGGGCGGTGACGAACTCAACCGCCTGGCCCCTGGAGAAAACTATGGCTGGCCGATCGTGACCTTTAGTGAAGAATACAGCGGCGGACCTATCACCTCTGAGACCTCGCGCCCCGATATGGTCAACCCCGTCACCTACTGGACTCCGGCGACTGCCCCCTCAGGGCTAGCGGTGTATCGGGGCGATCGCTACCCCCAGTGGCAGGGACAGATTTTTGCAGGAGGCCTTGTTTCCCAAGATATTAAGCGCATTGAAGTCGATGCCAACGGCAATGTGGTCAACGAAACCCCTATCCCCATTGGGCAGCGGGTGCGCGATGTACGCCAAGGGCCAGACGGCTATCTCTATGTGCTCACCGATGCCGCCAACGGGCGCTTAATTCGTCTTGAACCAACCTCTTAA
- a CDS encoding DUF2811 domain-containing protein: MSEQSMAAMASRISLSVEVPEELFEAMRDYVETHPSWSQHRVFCAALSLFLMQNGVSDRRINRLYLDAVFDYAA, from the coding sequence ATGAGTGAGCAGTCTATGGCAGCAATGGCGTCGAGAATCAGCCTGAGCGTCGAGGTGCCAGAAGAGTTGTTTGAAGCAATGAGAGACTACGTAGAAACCCATCCATCCTGGAGTCAGCATCGGGTATTTTGTGCGGCCCTGTCGCTTTTTCTGATGCAGAATGGTGTTAGCGATCGCCGCATTAACCGCCTTTACCTAGATGCTGTCTTTGACTACGCTGCCTAA